The Streptococcus gwangjuense nucleotide sequence GGTCAAGTTGTTGAGTCAATGGGACGTCGTGGGAAATATTTGCTTTTTTACCTGACAGACAAGGTCTTGATTTCCCATCTGCGGATGGAGGGCAAGTATTTTTACTATCCAGACCAAGTACCTGAACGCAAGCATGTCCATGTTTTCTTTCAGTTTGAAGATGGTGGCACGCTTGTTTATGAGGATGTACGCAAGTTTGGTACTATGGAACTCTTGGCTCCTGACCTTTTAGACGCCTACTTTATTTCTAAAAAATTAGGTCCTGAGCCAAAAGAGTCAGACTTTGATGTGCAGGTCTTTCAAGATGCTCTAGCCAAGTCCAAAAAGCCTATCAAATCCCATCTCCTAGACCAGACCTTGGTAGCTGGACTTGGCAATATCTATGTGGATGAGGTTCTCTGGCGAGCTCAGGTTCATCCAGCTAGACCTTCCCAGACTTTGACAGCAGAAGAAGCGACTGCCATTCATGACCAGACCATTGCTATTTTGGGTCAGGCTGTTGAAAAAGGTGGTTCCACCATTCGGACCTATACCAATGCCTTTGGGGAAGATGGAACCATGCAGGATTTTCATCAAGTCTATGACAAGGCTGGTCAAGAATGTTCACGTTGTGGCGCCGTGATTGAGAAAATCCAACTAGGTGGACGAGGCACCCACTTTTGTCCAAACTGCCAAAGGAGGAGCTGATGGGGAAAATCATCGGAATCACAGGAGGAATTGCCTCTGGTAAGTCAACAGTGACAAATTTTCTAAGAAAGCAAGGCTTTCAAGTAGTGGATGCCGACGCAGTCGTCCACCAACTACAGAAACCTGGTGGTCGTCTGTTTCAGTTTCTAGTCCAGCACTTTGGTCAAAAAATTATCTTAGAAAATGGAGAACTCAATCGCACTCTCCTAACTAGTCTCATCTTTTCAAATACTGATGAACGAGAATGGTCTAAGCAAATTCAAGGAGAGATTATTCGTGAGGAACTGGCTATTTTGAGAGACCAATTGGCTCAGACAGAAGAGATTTTCTTCATGGATATTCCTCTACTTTTTGAGCAGGACTACAGCGCTTGGTTTGATGAGACATGGTTAGTCTATGTGGACCGAGATGTCCAAGTGAAACGCTTAATGAAAAGGGACCAGTTGTCCAAGGATGAAGCTGAGTCTCGTTTGGCAGCCCAGTGGCCCTTAGAAAAAAAGAAACATTTGGCCAGTTATGCGCTAGACAACAATGGCAATCAGGATCAGCTTTTAACTCAAGTGCTTATTCTTCTTGATGGAGGTAAGCAAGATGACAGAGATTAACTGGAAGGATAATCTGCGCATTGCCTGGTTTGGTAATTTTCTTACAGGAGCCAGTATTTCCTTGGTTGTGCCTTTTATGCCCATCTTTGTAGAAAATTTAGGTGTAGGGAGTGATCAAGCTGCTTTTTATGCAGGTTTAGCTATTTCTGTCTCTGCCATTTCTGCGGCGCTTTTCTCTCCTATCTGGGGTATCCTTGCTGACAAATACGGTCGAAAACCCATGATGATTCGGGCCGGCATGGCCATGACCATTACTATGGGAGGCTTGGCTTTTGTTCCAAATATTTATTGGTTAATCTTTCTTCGTTTGCTAAATGGTGTATTTGCAGGTTTTGTTCCCAATGCAACGGCTCTGATAGCTAGTCAGGTTCCAAAGGAGAAATCAGGCTCTGCTCTTGGGACTTTGTCTACAGGAGTAGTTGCAGGTACTTTAACTGGTCCCTTTATAGGGGGCTTTATCGCAGAATTATTTGGCATTCGTACTGTTTTCTTACTGGTTGGTAGTTTTCTGTTTTTAGCCGCTCTTTTGACTATTTGCTTTATCAAGGAAGATTTTCAACCAGTAGCCAAGGAAAAGGCCATCCCAACAAAGGAATTATTTACATCAGTTAAATATCCCTATCTTTTGGTCAATCTCTTTCTGACCAGTTTTGTCATCCAATTTTCAGCCCAATCGATTGGCCCTATTTTAGCACTTTATGTGCGCGACTTAGGCCAGACAGAGAATCTTCTCTTTGTGTCAGGTTTGATTGTATCCAGTATGGGCTTTTCTAGCATGATGAGTGCAGGAATCATGGGCAAGCTAGGTGACAAGGTGGGTAATCATCGCCTCTTGGTTGTAGCTCAGTTTTATTCAGTCATCATCTATCTCCTCTGTGCCAATGCTTCTAGCCCCCTTCAACTAGGACTCTATCGTTTCCTCTTTGGCTTGGGGACCGGTGCCTTGATTCCTGGAGTTAATGCCCTTCTCAGCAAGATGACACCCAAATCTGGCATTTCGAGGGTCTTTGCCTTTAACCAGGTATTCTTTTATCTGGGAGGTGTCGTTGGTCCTATGGCAGGTTCTGCAGTAGCAGGTCAATTTGGCTACCATGCTGTCTTTTATGCGACAAGTCTTTGTGTTGCATTTAGTTGTCTCTTTAACCTGCTTCAATTTCGAACATTATTAAAAGTAAAGGAAATCTAGTGCGAGTAAAAATTAATCTCAAATGCTCCTCTTGTGGCAGTATCAATTACCTAACAAGTAAAAATTCAAAAACTCATCCAGACAAGATCGAGGTTTTAAAGTATTGTCCCAAGGAAAGAAAAGTAACCCTACATCTTGAATCTAAGTAGATTTTATGGTAAAATAATAAGGATTTTAAGGAGTTTGATATGTATAACCTATTATTAACCATTTTATTAGTATTATCTGTTGTGATTGTGATTGCGATTTTCATGCAACCAACTAAAAACCAATCCAGCAATGTATTTGATGCCAGCTCAGGTGATTTGTTTGAACGCAGTAAAGCACGCGGTTTTGAAGCTGTAATGCAGCGTTTGACAGGGATTTTAGTCTTTTTCTGGCTAGCCATTGCCTTAGCATTGACGGTATTATCAAGTAGATAAGAAAATAATGGGCAGGACTAGGTCTTTGCCTCTTTTTATTTTTAAAGGATATTTGAGCAGGTTTTACAGTAAAAGAAAATAAAAAATCTAGAAAGAAAATATGAAAGATAGAATAAAAGAATATTTGCAAGATAAGGGAAAGGTGACTGTCAATGACTTGGCTCAGGCTT carries:
- the mutM gene encoding DNA-formamidopyrimidine glycosylase; amino-acid sequence: MPELPEVETVRRGLEKLILGKKISSVEIRYPKMIKTDLGEFQKKVPGQVVESMGRRGKYLLFYLTDKVLISHLRMEGKYFYYPDQVPERKHVHVFFQFEDGGTLVYEDVRKFGTMELLAPDLLDAYFISKKLGPEPKESDFDVQVFQDALAKSKKPIKSHLLDQTLVAGLGNIYVDEVLWRAQVHPARPSQTLTAEEATAIHDQTIAILGQAVEKGGSTIRTYTNAFGEDGTMQDFHQVYDKAGQECSRCGAVIEKIQLGGRGTHFCPNCQRRS
- the coaE gene encoding dephospho-CoA kinase (Dephospho-CoA kinase (CoaE) performs the final step in coenzyme A biosynthesis.) — protein: MGKIIGITGGIASGKSTVTNFLRKQGFQVVDADAVVHQLQKPGGRLFQFLVQHFGQKIILENGELNRTLLTSLIFSNTDEREWSKQIQGEIIREELAILRDQLAQTEEIFFMDIPLLFEQDYSAWFDETWLVYVDRDVQVKRLMKRDQLSKDEAESRLAAQWPLEKKKHLASYALDNNGNQDQLLTQVLILLDGGKQDDRD
- a CDS encoding multidrug efflux MFS transporter gives rise to the protein MTEINWKDNLRIAWFGNFLTGASISLVVPFMPIFVENLGVGSDQAAFYAGLAISVSAISAALFSPIWGILADKYGRKPMMIRAGMAMTITMGGLAFVPNIYWLIFLRLLNGVFAGFVPNATALIASQVPKEKSGSALGTLSTGVVAGTLTGPFIGGFIAELFGIRTVFLLVGSFLFLAALLTICFIKEDFQPVAKEKAIPTKELFTSVKYPYLLVNLFLTSFVIQFSAQSIGPILALYVRDLGQTENLLFVSGLIVSSMGFSSMMSAGIMGKLGDKVGNHRLLVVAQFYSVIIYLLCANASSPLQLGLYRFLFGLGTGALIPGVNALLSKMTPKSGISRVFAFNQVFFYLGGVVGPMAGSAVAGQFGYHAVFYATSLCVAFSCLFNLLQFRTLLKVKEI
- the rpmG gene encoding 50S ribosomal protein L33 gives rise to the protein MRVKINLKCSSCGSINYLTSKNSKTHPDKIEVLKYCPKERKVTLHLESK
- the secG gene encoding preprotein translocase subunit SecG encodes the protein MYNLLLTILLVLSVVIVIAIFMQPTKNQSSNVFDASSGDLFERSKARGFEAVMQRLTGILVFFWLAIALALTVLSSR